The genome window CGAGGTTCCCCTTTTTTTAAAAAAGCGTGTCGCGAAAAGACGCAACGCCCCCATGGATTGGTAAAAATCGGGGTACCCCGCGGGGTTCCCCTTCTGTTATGTCTTTTTGAACGGTCAAATTGCGTGTTTTGTTAAAAAGCGCGTCTATCTGCACCGAAAATCGGAGGCTCGAATCCGCCGCAGGTAGGTCAACTAACCTCAGGTCAACCCCACCGGGACCTGCTATGTTGATCGTGAAGCTGGTTCTTGTAAGGAGATAAAATGAAAAGGCTCATCATTCTTCTAACGACGATGTTCGCGGCCGCCTTTGCGGGCCAGTACGACCTTCTCATCGGTCACAGCGATTCAGGTTCGACCTCGGGCGTCGAGACCAACATCGGCGAAAATCCCTTTTACTCCAGCGTTACCATCGAGGACTGGAGCACGTCCACGCCGACGATAGACCACCTCCTGGATTACGGTTGCGTTTACACCTGGAGCAACTACGGCTACGCCGACCGCGTCGGCCTGGGGGATAGGCTCGCCGACTACGTGGATCAGGGCGGCACCGTGGTCATCAACAATTTCTGCTGGACCTCCAGATGGGGTCTCGGCGGACGAATCCAGACCGACGGGAACTACGCCCCGCTGACCCACAACGGTAATTGCGCTTACTCCTACACCAACCTGGGTTCCTTCGACAGCGGTCATCCCTTCATGGACGGCGTATCCTCCATCACCAACATCTACTACATGAGCTATGTGAGCAAGGAACCGTCCGCGACCTGGGTCGCCGACACTGCCTCGCTCTACCCTCTCTGCGCCGTCAACGCCGACTTCAATGTCGCCGGCATCAACATGTTCCCCGGGGACGCGAGGCGCTGGGCGGGCGACGGTTGGAGATTGTACAACAACGTCATCGAGAACCTGATGATGAATTCCGCCGAGGACACGGTTCCGCCCACCGTTGAGGGCCTGGAACCCGGCGACGGCGATTCCGGCGTTCCGCTTGACTACACCATCGTCTTTCACTGCGTGGATGACCACACGCCGGTGGATGCCGATACCATCCGCCTGACCGTTCGGGACTCCACCCTCCGCGGTGACAACGCGGTCCGCGTCGGCGCAGCAGAGGGTGTTCATTACGACTCGAGCCGCGTCCTCGCCGGGGACCTGGACGTGGACTACACCGACCAGATGGACGTCGTCTGCACCTGGACCGGCGACGATCCCTTCCAGGAGGGCTCCACCGTCACCTGCACCGTGGACGGTGGCCTGGCCGACCGGCTCGGCAACGAATTAGGCGCCGACTTCGTCTGGACCTTCTCCACCTCCGGCGCCTCCGTCACCGAGACCACCTGGGGCGCCATCAAGGCCGAATTCTAGTCACCGGCCGAGAAGGACAACTGGGGGAACCCCGCGT of bacterium contains these proteins:
- a CDS encoding Ig-like domain-containing protein, whose amino-acid sequence is MKRLIILLTTMFAAAFAGQYDLLIGHSDSGSTSGVETNIGENPFYSSVTIEDWSTSTPTIDHLLDYGCVYTWSNYGYADRVGLGDRLADYVDQGGTVVINNFCWTSRWGLGGRIQTDGNYAPLTHNGNCAYSYTNLGSFDSGHPFMDGVSSITNIYYMSYVSKEPSATWVADTASLYPLCAVNADFNVAGINMFPGDARRWAGDGWRLYNNVIENLMMNSAEDTVPPTVEGLEPGDGDSGVPLDYTIVFHCVDDHTPVDADTIRLTVRDSTLRGDNAVRVGAAEGVHYDSSRVLAGDLDVDYTDQMDVVCTWTGDDPFQEGSTVTCTVDGGLADRLGNELGADFVWTFSTSGASVTETTWGAIKAEF